The Stigmatella aurantiaca genome includes the window GCAGTACTTCTGGCACCGCTTCTTCAGCCACCAGCCGGACCTCAACTACGACAACCCGGAAGTGCAGGAGGCCATGCTGGATGTCATGCGCTTCTGGCTGAACATGGGCGTGGACGGGTTCCGCTGCGACGCGGTGCCCTACCTGTTCGAGCGCGAGGGCACCAACTGCGAGAACCTCCCGGAGACGCACGCCTTCCTCAAGCGCCTGCGAAAGACCATCGACGCCGAGTACCCCAACAAGATGCTGCTCGCCGAGGCCAACCAGTGGCCCGCCGACGTGCGCGTCTATTTCGGGGACGGCGACGAGTTCAACATGGGGTTCCACTTCCCGGTGATGCCGCGCCTGTTCATGGCCGTGCGCCGCGAGGACCGCACCCCCATCGTGGAAATCCTCCAGCAGACGCCGGACATCCCGGACAACTGCCAGTGGGCCATCTTCCTGCGCAACCACGACGAGCTGACGCTGGAGATGGTGACGGACGAGGACCGCGACTACATGTACCGGGAATACGCCATGGATCCCCGGATGCGGCTGAACCTCGGCATCCGCCGGCGCCTGGCCCCGCTCATGGACAACGGCCGCCGGCGCATCGAGCTGATGCACAGCCTGCTGTTCAGCCTGCCCGGCACGCCCGTCATGTACTACGGCGACGAAATCGGCATGGGCGACAACATCTACCTGGGCGACCGCAACGGCGTGCGTACCCCCATGCAGTGGACGGGTGACCGCAACGCGGGCTTCAGCCGCACGGACGGCGCGCGCCTGTATGCCCCGGTGATCTCCGATCCCGTGTACGGCTACCAGGCCATCAACGTGGAGGCGCAGGATCGCGTCAAGGCCTCGCTGCTGCACTGGGTGAAGCGGCTCATCAAGGTCCGCCAGCGCTACCCCGCCTTCGCCATGGGGAAGCTGCGCTTCGTCAACCCCGACAACCGCCGGGTGCTCGCCTTCACCCGCGAGCACGAGGGGCAGACCATCCTCATCATCTGCAACCTGTCCCGGTTCGCGCAGCCCGCGGTGGTGGATCTGCGCGAGTGGGAGGGCTACGTGCCCATCGAGCTCATGGGTGAGACGGAGTTCCCCCGCATCTCGTCCTTGCCATACCAACTGTCCATGGGGCCTTACATGTTCTTGTGGTTCCGTCTGGAAAAACCCCTGCCTGGGAGGACGCTCGCGTGACCCCTGTGGACCTGACCAAGCTGCCCGAATACCTGAAGCACCAGCGCTGGTTCGCCGGCAAGGCCTGGCCCATCAAGTCCGTGTCCGTGGTGGACCATGTGACGCTGGACTCGGAGGGCCCCTGCGCCTTCAGCCTCGCCGTCGTCGAGGTGACGTACGAGCTGGGCCAGCCCGAGCGCTACCTCCTGCCCGTCAAACCCTCCTCCGAGGGCATCCAGGACGCGCTCGAAGAGGTGGACTGCCTGCGCTCCGTCTTCACCCTCATCCGCGAGCAGCGCTCGGTGCCCTCCTCGTCCGGACACGTCCAGGGCGAGTGGATCTCCACGCCGGATGCGCACGTGGCCCTGCCGGATCCGCTGCCGGTACGCCGGCTCATGGTGGAGCAGAGCAACACCTCCGTCGTCTTCGGTGAGAAGGTCATCCTGAAGATCATCCGCAAGCTGGAGGCGGGGGTGAACCCGGAGCACGAGATGGGGCGGTTCCTCGCCACCCGCACCTCGTTCCGCTCCACGCCCATGCTCCTGGGGGCGCTGACCCTGGAGGGCAACGCGGGGGCCACCCTGGCGATCGTGCACCGCTTCGTGCCCAACGCCGTGGACGGCTGGAAGTACACGCTGGACCAGTTCCGCCGCGCCGGGGAGCTGGGCAGCACCTTCCTGGACGAGATGCGCGAGCTGGGCCGCCGCATCGGCGAGCTGCACCACGCGCTGGCCTCGGTGAATGACGATCCCGCCTTCGCCCCGGAGCCGCTCCTGCAGGAGGACCTCCAGCGCTGGAGCGCCTCCATCCTGGGCGAGATGGGCAAGACGCTGGCGGATGCCAGCCGGGTGCACGTGGACATCGAGAACCAGCGCGAGCGGCTGATGGAGCACGCGCGGCGGCTGGCGCACGTGGCCCCGTCCGGGCAGAAGATCCGCATCCACGGGGATCTCCACCTGGGCCAGGTGCTGCGCTCGGACAGCCAGTGGCTCATCTTCGACTTCGAGGGGGAGCCCGCCCGCAACTTCACCCAGCGGCGGGAGAAGTACTCGCCGATGCGGGATGTGGCGGGGATGCTGCGCTCGTTCGACTACGCGGAGGCCACGGTGATGCTGGAGGGCACCGCGCCCGGACCGCGGCTGGTCCCCACGCGCGAGGCCTTCCTCGCGGGCTACCGGGAGAGCACCCGGGGTGCCGCCTTCCTGCCGGCCGACGACGCGACGTTCGGGACGATGCTCCGCGCCTTCGAGCTGGAAAAGCTGCTCTATGAAGTCCGTTACGAATTGCAAAACCGCCCGGACTGGGTGCGCATCCCTGTCCAGGCCCTCTTGAGGATGGAGGAGCCGACGTGAAGAAGCCCGCCGAGCGACAGCAGATCGACACGGAGATTCAGGCGCTCCTCGAGCTGCGCCACTCCGAACCCCACCACCTGCTGGGCATCCACCAGGACGGAGATGGGGTGGTGGTCCGCGCCTACCGGCCCGATGCCACCGCCATCCACGTGGTGCCGGACTTCGGAGGCCGCGTCCCCATGACGCACCGCCGGGACGGCGTCTTCGAGGCGCGCCTCAACGGGCGCAGCCAGGTGTTCAACTACCTCCTGGAGGTGGAGTACCCGGGCAACAAGAGCTTCACCCTGAGGGACCCCTACAGCTTCCTGCCCACGCTGGGCGAGCTGGACCTGTACTACGCGGGCCAGGGGCGCCACGAGAAGCTCTGGGAGCGCATGGGCGCGCACCCCATCCACCACAACGGGGTGGCGGGCGTGTCCTTCGCGGTCTGGGCCCCCACCGCCGCGGGCGTCTCCGTGGTGGGTGACTTCAACGGCTGGGACGGCCGGCTGCACCCCATGCGGCGCATGGGCGCCTCCGGCATCTGGGAGCTGTTCATCCCCGAGGTGGGCGAGGGCACGCGCTACAAGTTCGAGATCCGCCCGAACCACGGCGGCGCGCCCCTGCTCAAGGCCGACCCGTTCGCCTTCCGCACGGAGGTGCCCCCGGCCACCGCCTCGGTGGTGCACGCGCTCAACCGCTTCTCCTGGTCGGACACCCCGTGGATGTCCGCGCGCGCCGAGGGCGAGCCCACGCACAAGCCCTGGAGCGTATACGAGGTCCACATCGGCTCCTGGCGGCGCGTGGTGCAGGACGGGGACCGGCCCCTGACGTACCGGGAGCTGGCGCACGAGCTGGGTGACTACGTCAAGCGCATGGGCTTCACGCACGTGGAGCTGCTGCCCGTGTCGGAGCACCCCTATGGCCCCTCCTGGGGCTACCAGGTGGGCAACTACTACGCGCCCACCGCCCGCTACGGGCACCCGGATGACCTGCGCTACCTCATCAACCACCTGCACTCGCAGGGCATCGGCGTCATCGTCGACTGGGTGCCGGGCCACTTCCCCCGGGATGCGCACGCGCTGGGGAACTTCGACGGCACGGCGCTCTACGAGCACGCCGACCCCCGGCAGGGCTCGCAGCCGGACTGGGGCACCCTGGTCTTCAACTTCGGGCGCAACGAGGTCCGCAACTTCCTCATCGCCAACGCGCTCTTCTGGCTCGAGGAGTACCACGTGGATGGGCTGCGCGTGGACGCGGTGGCCTCCATGCTCTACCTGGACTACAGCCGCAAACACGGCGAGTGGGTCCCCAACCGCTGGGGCGGCCGCGAGAACGAGGAGGCCATCACCTTCCTGCGCGAGCTGAATGATGCCGTGCGCCGCAATCACCCGGGCGTGGTGGTCATCGCCGAGGAGTCCACCGCGTGGCCCAAGGTGAGCCAGCCCACCCACGAGGGCGGCCTGGGGTTCCACTTCAAGTGGAACATGGGGTGGATGCACGACACGCTGCTGTACTTCTCGAAGGACCCCATCTACCGGCAGCACCACCACAACAACCTCACCTTCGGCCTGCTCTACGCGTTCAGCGAGAACTTCATGCTGCCGCTGAGCCATGACGAGGTGGTGCACGGCAAGGGCTCGCTCTACGGCCGGATGCCGGGAGACCCCTGGCAGAAGCAGGCCAACCTGCGCGCCCTGCTGGCGTGGATGTGGGCCCACCCGGGCAAGAAGCTGCTCTTCATGGGCGGCGAGTTCGGCCAGCCCAGCGAGTGGAGCAGCGACCGGAGCCTGGACTGGCACCTGCTGGAGGACCCGGGCCACCGGGGCATCCAGTCCCTGGTGGCGGACCTCAACCGCCTCTACCGGGAGCTCCCCGCGCTGTACGACGCGGACAGCGAGCCCATGGGCTTCCAGTGGGTGCAGCCGGATGCGGCGGCGGCCAACACGTTCGCCTTCATCCGGCGCTCGCGCACCCCGGGCCGGCACGTGGTGTGCGTGGCCAACCTGTCCCCGGTTCCCCGCGAGAACTACCGCGTCGGCTTCCCGCGCCACGGCCACTACCAGGAGCTGGTGAACACGGATGCCCAGGAGTACGGCGGCTCGGGCATGGGCAACGGCGGGCAGATCCACACGGAGCCCCAGCCCTGGGATGGACAGGAAGCGTCCGCGCTGCTGACGCTCCCGCCCCTCTCGGTGGTGTGGTTCGCCCCAGGCTGAGCCGGGGCGTTCCACCGCTTCACCGGCGGCGGGGGGGAGACCCCCTCCCCGCCCCCGGGCCCACGGCTACGGCGTGGCGCACTTCGCCGGACCGAGCGTGGCCGCGAAGTAGTACTTGTAGAGGTCCGGCGAGAGCGTGAAGTTGCAGGTGTTCACGGTGGCGGGGTCCAGGTCCGCATGGGCCCCGATGTAGCGGGCGATGTAATCGCGCACCCCATCGGCGGAGGTCCACAGCACCCTGCCCTCGCGGAACATGGCGAAGCCGCCCCCGCCGCCCGCGCGGTAGTTGTTGATGGCGATGCGGAACGCCTGGTCATCGGTGACGTCCTGGCCCTTGAAGCGCAGGTGGGTCAGGCGCGAGCCCGCGGGCTTCGTGAGATCAAACCCGTAGTCGATCCCCGAGTAGATGTCCCAGTTGTAGGTGCGCGCGTTGGCCTGCTTGGCCAGGTCGGGCTTGGAGGCATCCGGCGGCGCGCTGGGGTTCCACGGGTTGAAGAACTGGGCGTTGGCCTCCAGGGCCCGGCGCAGGATGGAGCCGTTGATCTCCATCACGTACAGCGTGTTGTCGTAGATGTAGATGCTGTACGCATCGCGCAGGGTGACGGGGCCCGCGGGCAGGCCGCCCGTGTCGCTGAAGATGGCGGCGAGCGAGAAGTCCACGGGGTAACCCTCCGCGGCGGCGGACTCCTCCTGTACGGTGTTGATGAGGTCCGCCAGGGCGCTGTCCCCATACCGGGCGGCATACCCGCCGGGGAACGCGGCCCGGGTGGTGCCAATGCGCGCCTCCACGTAGGAAAGCGTCGTCTCATGGTGGCTCCGGGTGAGCTGGGTCACCTGGGCATCCTCGGCGACGGTGGCGTCCACCGCGGCGAGGCGCGAGTCCTTGCCATCCACCGTCCAGCGCCCGTCCTGGTACTTGAGCGAGAGGTCCACCTGGCCCAGGTGGCTGCCCCAGCGGTTGGGCTGGATGAGCAGCACCTCCTGCCCCTGGGTGTTCTTCAGCAGCATCTTCGGGATGGGCTGGTGGGTGTGGCCCGTGAGCAGCACGTCGATGCCTTCGACTTGCTGGGCGATCTGCACCGCCTCGTTCTCACCGGGCAGGTTGCCCCGGTCGGTCCACTTTGAGGAGTCGGCATAGTCCACCAGCCAGGTGGCGGGATCATTCGCCAAGCCCGTGGGCTGCTTGTCCGGGCCCGCGTGGATGGCCACCACCACGACGTCGGCCCCCTCCTGCCGCAGCTTCGGCACGTACGTGCGCGCCGTCTCCAGGGGGTCGTCGAAGCGCAGGCCGGGGATGTTCTCCGGGCGCTCCCACGTCGTCACCCCGGGCGTCACCAGGCCGAGCACGCCCACCTTGACGCCGCACACCTCCTTGAGGAGGTAGGGGGTGAATGCCTCGCTGCCGTCCGCGGTCTTGCGCACGTTGGCGCCCAGCAGCGGAAAGCCCACCTCGCTCTTGAACTTGTTGAGGACCCCGAGGCCGTAGTTGAACTCGTGGTTGCCGAGCGCCATGGCGTCATAGCGCAGCTCGTTCATGGCCAGGGCCATGGGGTGCTGGGGGGTGTTGTCCACCAGGGAGTAATAGGTGCCCAGCGGCGTGCCCTGGATGGTGTCCCCGGTGTCGATGAGCAGGTTGCAGTCCGGGTTCTCCGCGCGCGCCTTGCGGACGAGCGTGGCCACCTTGGCGAGCCCCCGCGAGGCATCCGCGGTGCCCGTGAAGTAGTCCCAGGGGAAGATGTTGGTGTGCAGGTCGCTCGTCTGAAGCAGCCGCAGCGTGCGCGGAGAGGTGTCCACGGGCGGCTTCCCCTCACCGGGAGGCTCCGGATCGTCGCCACAGGCGGTGAATTGAAGCAGGGCACTGGCACCCAGGGTGGCGACAAGGGCCGCCCGGCGAGTGCGCGCGGAAGAACGCGGAGACATAAGGGATGACCTCGGCAGGGAGAGACCGGACCCAACCGGCCCGGTCCCTCCACCCTATAACCGAAGGCACCCACGCACACCCGCGCACCCAGGCGCAGGAAAGCCCGTCAGCCCTCCTCACCCCGGCGCAAGCGCTCGATGTAGTCCGCGGGCAGCCCCGCGCTCTGAGCCCCACGCACCAGCGCTTCCACGAAGCGGGGGCTGATGGCGCCCTCCTGGGAGGCCCTCCGGGGGGCGGTGGTGAAGGCGGTGGCCTCCAGCGCCTGGCCCTCCACGCGCACGCGCACGGGGCGCTCGATGCACATCCCCGTCACGAAGCCTTCCTTGTGCTGGATGATGGGCCAGTCCTGGCCGCGAATCTCGAAAAGGCGGCCAAAGAGGCTTTTACCCGGCTGGTCCGTCAGCCCCGCCACCCGGCCTCCCCACCAGCGGGAGGGAAAGTCGTAGACGAGCGCCACGTCCAGCGCCTCGGCGAGCCGGCCCTCGGGCAACTGGAAGAAGTCGTACGAGTGCTGCGAGCGCCACTCCTCGAAGGCGGCCCGGTCCAGGATCGTCGAGTAGGCGAAGTACAGCCGGGAGACGGAAGGATCCGCGGCGTTCCGCGCCTTCATGACCTGATCGTAATGAGAGTCCATGCCGGACCCTTACGACACAAACGCCCGGGGCGGGAAGGCTACCTGCGCTTCTCCCGGCCCCTTCCGGACTCCTCGCGGAAGGCCTCTAGCACGCCCCCCACGTCCAGCCGCGCCGTCTTGATGAACAGGCGGATGGCCTTCTCCACGTGCGCCGCGAGCGTGGCCATCTTCTCCAGGCGCTGGAGGCGCTCGGCCGGCACGCCGCCCACCTCCTGCGCCAGCCGCCGGGCCTCGGCCAGGTCCGCGCGAATCCGCGCCACGAAGCCCACCTCGCGCTCGGCGATGACGTGCGTCACCATGCGCACCAGGTCCGTCTCCGCCGCGTAGCGCCAGATGGTGTCCTTCGGGGGGCGCACCCGCAGCACCACGCCCCAGCGCTCCAGGTCTCTCAGGAGCATGGAGACGCCGCCCTTGGACAGCTCCAGCTCCCGCTCGATTTCACCCGCCGTGAGCGGCTCGCCGCGCAGGTAGAGCAGCGCCCAGACCCGGCCCTGGTTGCGCTTGAACCCCCAGAACTCGATGACGTTGCCCACGGCCTCGACCGCCAGGGCCTCCCAGGGCGCCAGCGAGCCCGTGGCCGGCACGGCGGCCGGAGCCGGCGCGGCGTTCCCCCCCGTCCACAGGTACCCCTTCATGCAACCTTGCTCCGGACCTGGTCCGTGATGCCGCTGGAGAGCCGGCGCGCCCAGCTCACCAGCTCCGCGCCCCCAGCCGAGTCCGCGAAGGGCCCCAGGTGGCCCAGGGCCGTGTCGATCTCGGCGTTCATCTGGGCCAGCGACTGCTCCACGGCGCCACAGGCGATGATGGCGGCGCCGATCTCCTTGGTGCGGTCCGCGGTGATGGAGGAGAACGCCCACGCCTCCTTGAGCTTGCGCCGCAGCTTGTCGTCCTTCTCCACCGCCAGGAGGATGGGCATGGAGGGCGTGCGCGACTGCAGGTCCGCGTACTGGGGCTTGCCCACATCGGTCCCGAGGACATCCCGGATGTCGTCGGCGATCTGGAAGGCCACGCCCAGGTGGCGGCCGAACCCATCGAAGCTCTTCACCGCCTCGGGCCGGTTGGCCAGGATGGCGGCCGCGTGGCCGCACCACCCGAAGAGCGAGCCCGTCTTGCCCTCGGCGATGTAGCGCAGGCGCGGCAGGGGCAGGTCCATCACCCCACGGGCCTCCACCTCGGTGATGGCCGCGCGGGTCATCTCGGAGACCACCGACATGGCGGTCCGGGACAGGCGCTCGTCGAGCTGCGCCAGCCGCAGCAGCGTGGTGGACAGGATGAGGTCACCGCTCATCACCGCGACGATGTTGCCCCAGCGGGCGTTCACCGTGGGGCGGCCCCGGCGGAACATGCCCGCGTCCACCACGTCATCGTGCAGGAGGCTGGCGGAGTGGATGAGCTCGGCCGCGACGGCCACCTCCACGAGGCGCTCGGAGGGCAGGTCCACCGCGTCCCCGAAGAGGCTCACCAGCATGGGGCGCGCCCGCTTGCCGCCGCTGCCCAGGCACAGGTGGCGCGCGGCCTCCATCAGCGTGTCGCCCGTCACGCCCGGTCCAGCGTCCCCGTCCGCCAGGGCACTGCCCAGCCGCTGTTCCACGAGTTCGAGAAAATGAGCCAGCTTGCCAGCCGTATCCATGGGCAACGTCTCCTCGGCGCATTCATATAGTTCAAGACCACGTGAACTGCATCCGAATCCGTGGTTTCTCTTGGCACTCCAACGGGAATGCCGGAACAACCCGGAGGGCTGGTGACTCAGCAGGCGGCCCAGGTCCCCTCCCCGGGGTCCGGTTGAGTCTTCCGCATGCCCGTGAGAGAGGAACCGGGTTCCTCTTTCTCACTTGAGCCGCGTGCCTTCCGTCGCCCTCCGCCGCCACGTTCTGCGCAGCTTCGCCGCGCTTGCCTCCGCCGTCCCGCTGTTCCGTCCAGGCAGCTCCCTGCCGGGCTCCGCCGCGCCGTTGCTGGGCGCGCCGCCCCCCACGGAGCGCCCGGTCCCCACCGCGCCGCGCCGCGTCCTTCGCCGGACGCTGCGGGCCTCGGTGACGGAAGGCATGGTCACGGAGGTGTTCACCGCGTGCGCGGGTGCCACGGCACTCACCGCGTGGGCCATCGCGCTGAAGCTGGGGCCCTTCCTCGTGGGGGTGATGACGGCGCTGCCCTTCTTCGCCCAGTTCATCCAGTTCCCGGCGGCCTGGCTCACCTCCACCTTTGGCCACCGGCGGGTGGCGCTCACCGCGGTGTTCCTGTCCCGCGTGGTGATGTTGCCCCTGTGCGCGGTGCCCTGGCTGCCGCTGGAGCTGGCCGGGCAGCAGCGGCTGCTCGTCGGCATCGCCGCCGCCTCCGCGGTGCTGGGCGTGGTGGGCAACAACGCCTGGGTGGCGTGGATGGGGGAGCTGGTCCCCAAGAACCTCCGGGGCCGCTACTTCGGCCGGCGCACCGCGCTGTGCACCATCTCGGGCACGCTGGCCTCGCTCGCCGCGGGCGTGCTGCTGGACCGCCTGCGCGGCGCCGAGGGCCCGGGCCTGGCGCTGCCCCTGCTGGCGGCGTTCGCGTGCGTCGTGGGGTTCATCACCACCTACATCATGTCCCGGCAGCATGACCCCGCGCCCGGAGGCACCCCGTTCCGGTTGGATCTCCGGGCCACGCTGATGCCCTGGAAGGATGCCCGCGCCCGCCGAGTGCTGCTCTATCAGGTGACGTGGAACGCGGCCGTGGGGCTCTCGGCGCCGTACTTCGCGTTCCACATGATCAAGAACCTCCAGATGACCTTCGTCATCATGGCGCTGCACGCCGCGGCGGTGGCCGGGGTGCGCGTGCTGACTGCGCCGTTGTGGGGCAAGGTCATCGACCGGGTGGGCGCGCAGCCGGTGGTGATGGTCTGCTCCCTGGGCATCTCCACCATTCCCCTGCTCTGGCTGTTGCCCGCCCAGGGCTCGCTGTGGCCCCTGGTGTTCGACGTCCTGCTGGCGGGAAGCCTCTGGAGCGGCCACGGACTGGCGGTGTTCGCGCTTCCGCTGGCGGTGGCCCCGCGCCAGGGACGGCCTTTCTACCTGGCCGCCTTCGCCACCACGGGAGGCCTGGCGTACGCGGCGGCCTCCGCGATGGGAGGCGCCCTGGCGGGAGCGCTGCCCGCCACCTTCACGCTGGGCAGCCACGCCTGGGTGAACTTCCACGTGCTCTTCGTGCTCTCCGCCCTGGCCCGCTTCGGCGCCGTCTTCTTCGCGGCGCGCATCATCGAGCCGGATGCCCAGTCCGTGAGCTCCCTCGGCGCGCTCTTCGGGATGGCGAAGGTCCGTCTCCGGGCGCTCCCGGCCCTCGTGGGAGCCCGAACCGAGCGCCGCGAGGCCTGAGCGCGGCACGCAAGGAGACCTGCCTGCCGGGCAGGCCCTCGCCCGCTCCGGGACGCTGCTGGAGCAAGCAGCGCGCACCGGCTTGGTCCCGGCCCCAGATTGAGGGGCACGGATGCGAGCCTTTCATCCTTCATATTGGTGGGATTGTTTCCTCGCGTCGGACCCGGACCTCGGCCGCCTGAAGATGGGGCTGCGCGCCCTGCTGGGGCTGGGGCTGACCCTGGCGTCCCTCGCCGTGCTGAGCCCGCTCGTGCATCAACCCATGTCCCTGGGGATGGTGGGGATGATGGTGGGGATGATGGCCTCGGTCTCGGTGCAGGACCCGCTTCCCCGGCAGGAGCGGCTCACCCTGCTGTGTGTGCCCGGGGTCGCCGCGGCGGCGGTGTGTCTGGGCGCCGTCTCCGCGCTGAACCTGGTGGTGAGCTCCCTCGTCTTCCTGGGGGTGATCTTCCTGGCCGTCGCGGTCCGGCGCTTCGGCCCGCGCGGAACGGCGCTGGGAACGATCGCCTTCATGACGTTCTTCTTCTCACTCTTCGTGCATGCCCGTCCGGCACAGCTTCCCTGGATGCTCGCCAGCATCGGGATTGGCGGCGCGGTGGCCTATGGCGTGCGGGCCTGGGGGATTCCCGAGCGGCCCTTCGCCTCGCTTCGCAGGACCCTGCACGTCTACCGGCGCAGCATCCGCCTGTTGCTGGCCGAGCTCGCGCAGGTGCTCCAAGCGCCCGAAGGAAAGCTCCCGGAGAAGCGGATCCGCCGGGCCTTCCGCCGGGTGAACGAAGGGGCGATGGAGATCGAGCAACACCTCGAACGCGTGCCTCAGGAGGACCTGCCACCGGGGCTCTCCAAGGAGGAAGTCCGCTGGCACCTGCTCGAGATGGAGCTGTGCGCGGAGCGGCTCGCGTCAGCGGTCTACCAGGGGCTCCACCCGGACAGCCTGGCCCCCGCCGAGCGCCGGGAGCTGCAAGCCAGGATGACCGCCCTCTGGCGTGAGCGCCGCGGCCCCCAGCCCCTTCCCTTCCAGGAGTCCTCTGCCTCCGCGGCGAAGATCCAGCGCGCGCTGGGCAAGCTGCAGGAGGTGATGGCCCTTCCCCTTCTGCCGCATCCCGGGACGTCCCGCATCCCCGCCATCGCCGCCGCGGAGCCGCTTCCGGAAGCAGCGGCCCCTCGGGCCCAGCCCCCGAAGCTTCATGCCGCCACCCGCCAGGCCATCCAGGCCACGGTGGCGGGCGGCCTGGCCATGATCGCGGGCCACGCGCTGTCGAGCACCCGCTGGTACTGGGCCGTGGTGGCCTCGTTCGTGGTCTTCAACCGCGCCTCCACCCGGGGAGACATCCTCCTCCGGGCCTGGCACCGGGCCCTGGGCACCGTGGTGGGCGTGCTGGCCGGACTGCTGCTCGCCACGAGGGTGAGCGGCCACCGGGACCTGGAGATCGCGCTGCTCTTCGCCTGTGCGTTCCTCGGCTTCTACCTGCTGCGGCTCTCGTATGCGTGGATGGTCTTCTGGTTCACCACGCTCCTGGTGCTCCTCTACAGCCTGACAGGGCGTTACTCGGCGGACCTGCTGTACCTGCGGCTGTGGGAAACGTTGGCCGGTGCGGGCATCGGGGCCGTGGTGGCGGGGGTGCTCCTGCCCTCGCGCACGAGGGTCCGCGTCTGGCAGAACGCGGCGGAAGTCCTGCGCAGCGCCGCCGCCTCCCTCGATGTGGTCTCGGCGCCCCCGGGCCCCGCGAATGGCCACATCCTCGTGGAGCGGGTGCGGCGGATTGACTCCAAGCTGCGGGAGGTTCGCGAGTCCGCGCGGCCCCTCATCGACCGGATGTTCTTCGTGGGGCAGGACACACGCCGCCTCGTGCATGTGCTCGCATCGATTGCCTTCTTCATCCGGCACCTCGAACCGCTCGGCGCCCCCTCCGGCGAAGAGGAGGCCCTGCGCAAGGCGGCGGCCAGGCTGGCGGAGAAGGCGCGCCTGCTGGCCTCGACCCTGGAAGACGGCAGCCTGGCATTGCCGCCGGGGTTGGACGACTCCCCGTTGAG containing:
- a CDS encoding gamma-glutamylcyclotransferase, with product MDSHYDQVMKARNAADPSVSRLYFAYSTILDRAAFEEWRSQHSYDFFQLPEGRLAEALDVALVYDFPSRWWGGRVAGLTDQPGKSLFGRLFEIRGQDWPIIQHKEGFVTGMCIERPVRVRVEGQALEATAFTTAPRRASQEGAISPRFVEALVRGAQSAGLPADYIERLRRGEEG
- the glgB gene encoding 1,4-alpha-glucan branching protein GlgB, producing the protein MKKPAERQQIDTEIQALLELRHSEPHHLLGIHQDGDGVVVRAYRPDATAIHVVPDFGGRVPMTHRRDGVFEARLNGRSQVFNYLLEVEYPGNKSFTLRDPYSFLPTLGELDLYYAGQGRHEKLWERMGAHPIHHNGVAGVSFAVWAPTAAGVSVVGDFNGWDGRLHPMRRMGASGIWELFIPEVGEGTRYKFEIRPNHGGAPLLKADPFAFRTEVPPATASVVHALNRFSWSDTPWMSARAEGEPTHKPWSVYEVHIGSWRRVVQDGDRPLTYRELAHELGDYVKRMGFTHVELLPVSEHPYGPSWGYQVGNYYAPTARYGHPDDLRYLINHLHSQGIGVIVDWVPGHFPRDAHALGNFDGTALYEHADPRQGSQPDWGTLVFNFGRNEVRNFLIANALFWLEEYHVDGLRVDAVASMLYLDYSRKHGEWVPNRWGGRENEEAITFLRELNDAVRRNHPGVVVIAEESTAWPKVSQPTHEGGLGFHFKWNMGWMHDTLLYFSKDPIYRQHHHNNLTFGLLYAFSENFMLPLSHDEVVHGKGSLYGRMPGDPWQKQANLRALLAWMWAHPGKKLLFMGGEFGQPSEWSSDRSLDWHLLEDPGHRGIQSLVADLNRLYRELPALYDADSEPMGFQWVQPDAAAANTFAFIRRSRTPGRHVVCVANLSPVPRENYRVGFPRHGHYQELVNTDAQEYGGSGMGNGGQIHTEPQPWDGQEASALLTLPPLSVVWFAPG
- a CDS encoding polyprenyl synthetase family protein gives rise to the protein MDTAGKLAHFLELVEQRLGSALADGDAGPGVTGDTLMEAARHLCLGSGGKRARPMLVSLFGDAVDLPSERLVEVAVAAELIHSASLLHDDVVDAGMFRRGRPTVNARWGNIVAVMSGDLILSTTLLRLAQLDERLSRTAMSVVSEMTRAAITEVEARGVMDLPLPRLRYIAEGKTGSLFGWCGHAAAILANRPEAVKSFDGFGRHLGVAFQIADDIRDVLGTDVGKPQYADLQSRTPSMPILLAVEKDDKLRRKLKEAWAFSSITADRTKEIGAAIIACGAVEQSLAQMNAEIDTALGHLGPFADSAGGAELVSWARRLSSGITDQVRSKVA
- the treS gene encoding maltose alpha-D-glucosyltransferase, encoding MEQDPLWYKKALIYELHIRAFHDSNGDGHGDIPGLIEKLPYLQDLGVDCIWLLPHYPSPLRDDGYDIADFYGIHPDYGTLADFQRLVEAAHQRGLRILTELVVNHTSDQHPWFQESRRDPKSPKRDWYVWSDTEEKYKGTRIIFLDTERSNWTWDPVAKQYFWHRFFSHQPDLNYDNPEVQEAMLDVMRFWLNMGVDGFRCDAVPYLFEREGTNCENLPETHAFLKRLRKTIDAEYPNKMLLAEANQWPADVRVYFGDGDEFNMGFHFPVMPRLFMAVRREDRTPIVEILQQTPDIPDNCQWAIFLRNHDELTLEMVTDEDRDYMYREYAMDPRMRLNLGIRRRLAPLMDNGRRRIELMHSLLFSLPGTPVMYYGDEIGMGDNIYLGDRNGVRTPMQWTGDRNAGFSRTDGARLYAPVISDPVYGYQAINVEAQDRVKASLLHWVKRLIKVRQRYPAFAMGKLRFVNPDNRRVLAFTREHEGQTILIICNLSRFAQPAVVDLREWEGYVPIELMGETEFPRISSLPYQLSMGPYMFLWFRLEKPLPGRTLA
- a CDS encoding maltokinase N-terminal cap-like domain-containing protein, producing MTPVDLTKLPEYLKHQRWFAGKAWPIKSVSVVDHVTLDSEGPCAFSLAVVEVTYELGQPERYLLPVKPSSEGIQDALEEVDCLRSVFTLIREQRSVPSSSGHVQGEWISTPDAHVALPDPLPVRRLMVEQSNTSVVFGEKVILKIIRKLEAGVNPEHEMGRFLATRTSFRSTPMLLGALTLEGNAGATLAIVHRFVPNAVDGWKYTLDQFRRAGELGSTFLDEMRELGRRIGELHHALASVNDDPAFAPEPLLQEDLQRWSASILGEMGKTLADASRVHVDIENQRERLMEHARRLAHVAPSGQKIRIHGDLHLGQVLRSDSQWLIFDFEGEPARNFTQRREKYSPMRDVAGMLRSFDYAEATVMLEGTAPGPRLVPTREAFLAGYRESTRGAAFLPADDATFGTMLRAFELEKLLYEVRYELQNRPDWVRIPVQALLRMEEPT
- a CDS encoding GbsR/MarR family transcriptional regulator, yielding MKGYLWTGGNAAPAPAAVPATGSLAPWEALAVEAVGNVIEFWGFKRNQGRVWALLYLRGEPLTAGEIERELELSKGGVSMLLRDLERWGVVLRVRPPKDTIWRYAAETDLVRMVTHVIAEREVGFVARIRADLAEARRLAQEVGGVPAERLQRLEKMATLAAHVEKAIRLFIKTARLDVGGVLEAFREESGRGREKRR
- a CDS encoding bifunctional metallophosphatase/5'-nucleotidase yields the protein MDTSPRTLRLLQTSDLHTNIFPWDYFTGTADASRGLAKVATLVRKARAENPDCNLLIDTGDTIQGTPLGTYYSLVDNTPQHPMALAMNELRYDAMALGNHEFNYGLGVLNKFKSEVGFPLLGANVRKTADGSEAFTPYLLKEVCGVKVGVLGLVTPGVTTWERPENIPGLRFDDPLETARTYVPKLRQEGADVVVVAIHAGPDKQPTGLANDPATWLVDYADSSKWTDRGNLPGENEAVQIAQQVEGIDVLLTGHTHQPIPKMLLKNTQGQEVLLIQPNRWGSHLGQVDLSLKYQDGRWTVDGKDSRLAAVDATVAEDAQVTQLTRSHHETTLSYVEARIGTTRAAFPGGYAARYGDSALADLINTVQEESAAAEGYPVDFSLAAIFSDTGGLPAGPVTLRDAYSIYIYDNTLYVMEINGSILRRALEANAQFFNPWNPSAPPDASKPDLAKQANARTYNWDIYSGIDYGFDLTKPAGSRLTHLRFKGQDVTDDQAFRIAINNYRAGGGGGFAMFREGRVLWTSADGVRDYIARYIGAHADLDPATVNTCNFTLSPDLYKYYFAATLGPAKCATP